From one Montipora capricornis isolate CH-2021 chromosome 10, ASM3666992v2, whole genome shotgun sequence genomic stretch:
- the LOC138021445 gene encoding uncharacterized protein: MDQDISFDIQRISVIDDQSSNDVTAQLHNAELDRWLPKAAKGSEGCEELLKSSVSQPLPEDTQEEQIQSQFVFRGQCLVLGDARVGKTSLVRSLTGEPFDPRQEKTQGIEERLVDKEWKTLDTKKDLAFGIFSWFFKAVSSQLMLLRKDATLLVSLPLKTLTLFVVFIICFVIASISSHLRHLVKTRGHGIFILATAVSLLAFLSAILQPRVAHRFRPSAYTKVNEWTRKPRFLTISVFLSVMTKCYVDGICCACQMIIYVGITLSIGTVGVLLIFVFLFLKGILFKATEIKWCHPCQHKFIATKFRPIEVMSFYEYVFVVCFGYVSCQCALSLIEVNFEFTCGFAVFASYVWHFFLAIVFALRLYELLSGIWYRKLALIVFGIVFLSFGLVLLPAILYFVIIYVTFSCYNLYIESSYMNMKSPVGANNNAKQDDHIFNVTIVGDKGVQDMTKSKSELNRKFSYFKMKVLDFAGDKDYYSYHHLFLRHHGLYIVVFNMAEFADMYFRDISRHIQRLQFWMESICSHVPRRTPIFLVGTHRGNMDNKCIKLLDDHLKQFLWKKYCDELVANDAEMLLFFPVENSLGNMDNGIQALQREIISVAEQNKETIGREIPLSWIQIQDAIINLKENPNARFCVTLCEFQRTIDNVVCHACIWSKETLEYFHEKGLIIYVDKKEDVDLSNWILLKPKILVDIVIQLVTPSTKSTQHRGLRHDWGLLQRKGILTKALLQSIICKVKEDEEAITAFLEQYDLICPLEYKRIEMKRGHHCDVQATHFVPSLLPLSADGDKPVWHDHYTDKKFYVLFSKFLPEALFHRLLSRAQKNSNVEFPNGQTVLYRDAGKFWMNPYLNYKLKLMEEEKMIEIAYNSRRKNKMKPSDVLCQVFSMVDGICRRDFPFIKFHCGPACPSQTCPGYQDDFFTSLPADPSDEDPHTRRCHVYNVMPGRQRDRTPFLYCEDHSFEDELEEWIP, translated from the exons ATGGATCAGGACATTAGTTTTGACATTCAGCGTATTTCAGTCATTGATGATCAAAGCTCCAACGATGTAACGGCGCAGTTACACAATGCAGAACTCGATCGTTGGCTGCCAAAAGCTGCAAAAGGAAGTGAGGGATGTGAGGAATTGTTGAAAAGCTCAGTTTCCCAGCCTTTGCCCGAAGATACGCAGGAGGAACAAATTCAGAGTCAATTTGTTTTTCGCGGCCAGTGTTTGGTTCTGGGTGATGCACGAGTTGGAAAAACCAGCTTGGTCAGGTCGCTGACCGGGGAGCCATTTGATCCGAGACAAGAGAAAACGCAGGGTATAGAGGAGAGACTTGTGGACAAGGAATGGAAAACCCTCGATACTAAGAAAGATCTTGCGTTTGGAATTTTCAGCTGGTTTTTCAAGGCCGTTTCAAGTCAGTTAATGTTGCTTAGGAAAGATGCTACTCTCCTAGTGtcattacctttgaaaactctGACATTATTTGTGGTCTTCATAATTTGTTTTGTAATTGCATCAATATCCTCACATTTACGTCATTTGGTGAAGACACGAGGTCATGGCATATTTATCCTTGCCACTGCAGTATCATTATTAGCATTCTTGTCAGCTATCTTGCAACCCAGAGTCGCCCATCGTTTCAGACCATCAGCATACACGAAAGTGAATGAATGGACCCGAAAACCTCGCTTCCTGACGATAAGTGTCTTTCTTTCTGTTATGACGAAATGCTACGTGGATGGAATATGCTGTGCCTGTCAGATGATTATTTATGTCGGTATTACATTATCCATAGGTACGGTTGGAGTACTTTTGATTTTCgtgttcctttttttaaaagggATTCTCTTTAAAGCTACTGAAATAAAATGGTGTCATCCATGTCAACACAAGTTCATTGCTACAAAGTTTAGACCCATAGAAGTAATGTCATTTTATGAATATGTTTTCGTTGTTTGTTTTGGCTATGTGAGTTGCCAGTGTGCATTGTCACTTATTGAAGTTAACTTTGAATTCACCTGTGGTTTTGCTGTGTTTGCATCATATGTCTGGCATTTCTTTTTGGCAATTGTATTTGCACTGCGACTTTATGAATTACTCTCAGGGATATGGTATCGAAAGCTGGCACTCATTGTGTTTGGTATTGTCTTCCTTTCTTTTGGTTTGGTACTGTTACCAGCAATCCTTTATTTTGTCATAATATATGTAACATTTTCCTGTTATAATCTTTACATCGAATCTTCATACATGAACATGAAATCCCCAGTTGGTGCCAATAACAATGCGAAGCAAGATGACCACATATTTAATGTTACAATTGTTGGAGATAAAGGTGTCCAAGACATGACAAAATCGAAGAGTGAACTGAACCGAAagttcagttattttaaaatgaaggtGCTTGATTTTGCTGGAGATAAGGATTACTACTCGTATCATCATCTCTTTCTTAGGCATCATGGATTATATATCGTTGTATTTAACATGGCAGAATTTGCAGACATGTATTTTAGGGACATATCCAGACACATTCAGAGACTTCAGTTCTGGATGGAATCTATTTGCAGCCATGTACCACGCAGAACACCAATCTTTCTAGTTGGCACACACAGAGGAAACATGGATAATAAGTGCATCAAATTATTGGATGATCATCTAAAACAATTCCTGTGGAAGAAGTACTGTGACGAGCTGGTTGCAAATGATGCTGAAATGCTGCTCTTCTTTCCTGTAGAGAATTCCTTGGGAAACATGGACAATGGAATTCAAGCACTTCAAAGGGAAATCATATCTGTTGCTGAACAAAACAAGGAAACCATTGGAAGGGAAATCCCTCTGTCATGGATTCAGATCCAAGATGCAATTATCAACCTTAAAGAGAATCCAAATGCCAGGTTTTGTGTCACACTTTGTGAGTTCCAAAGGACAATTGACAATGTTGTTTGCCACGCATGTATTTGGTCCAAGGAAACTTTGGAGTATTTTCACGAGAAAGGGCTGATCATTTATGTTGACAAGAAGGAAGATGTTGATCTGTCAAACTGGATTCTTCTTAAGCCTAAAATACTGGTTGATATAGTCATCCAACTTGTCACCCCATCAACAAAAAGCACCCAACACAGGGGCTTAAGGCATGACTGGGGCCTTCTGCAGAGGAAAGGAATCTTGACCAAAGCGCTTTTACAGAGCATCATTTGCAAGGTGAAGGAAGATGAAGAAGCTATCACAGCATTCCTTGAGCAATATGATCTCATTTGTCCCTTAGAATACAAGAGAATAGAAATGAAAAGGGGGCATCATTGTGATGTACAGGCAACACACTTTGTTCCCTCCCTGCTTCCACTGTCTGCAGATGGGGATAAACCAGTATGGCATGACCATTACACAGATAAGAAGTTCTATGTGTTATTTAGCAAGTTCCTTCCTGAGGCCTTGTTTCATCGCCTGCTATCTCGTGCACAGAAGAACAGTAACGTTGAGTTTCCAAATGGCCAAACTGTTCTTTACAGAGATGCTGGCAAGTTTTGGATGAACCCTTACCTTAATTACAAGCTAAAATTGATGGAGGAAGAGAAAATGATTGAGATTGCATACAACAGCAG GCGCAAGAATAAAATGAAACCATCTGATGTGTTATGTCAAGTATTTTCCATGGTTGATGGAATCTGTAGGAGGGATTTTCCCTTCATCAAGTTTCACTGTGGCCCAGCCTGTCCTTCGCAAACCTGTCCAGGCTATCAGGATGACTTCTTTACTTCACTACCAGCAGATCCATCTGATGAGGACCCCCACACGCGACGTTGCCATGTGTACAATGTTATGCCAGGACGCCAACGAGACAGAACCCCTTTTTTGTATTGTGAAGACCACAGTTTTGAAGATGAGTTGGAAGAATGGATTCCTTAA